GGCGAATCAAGCGTTCGTTGCGGGCGATCGAGTTCGCCTCGGGCGCGTTTCTCATTGCCGTCGGATTGGTTCTCGTCAACAATGCATTCCTCAACGTCGCCGGATGGTTCTATCAGTTTGTACCGCAACCGAATCTCTAGCCTCAAACAAGCACTCGTCATTGCCGCGGCGGCCATCGCCACGCTTGCCGCCGACCAGTACAGCAAGGTTTGGGTCCTCCGAACCTGCGCCCCGATACCTCCGCCGTGCCGGACGATAATTCCCAATCTTCTCAATTGGACGTTCGAGCGCAACGTTCACGGCGCGTTCGGACTCTTTGGCAGCAGCGCCGTCTTGCTGATCGGAATGGCGATCGTCGTGCTGGTTCTCTTCTGGTTCAGCTTCCGCGAGGCCGCCGCACGGTCGCAGACGGTGCGCATCGCCTTCGGAATGATCGTCGGCGGAGCCATCGGCAACATCGTCGATCGCGTGCACTACGGGTTCGTCATCGACTTTATCGACTTTTATCGCATTTGGCCGAACATCTTCAACGTCGCGGATTCCTGCATCACGGCGGGAGTCGGGCTGTTGATTCTCTCTAGCCTTGTTACACGTCGTCACCGCTGAGCAGGCCGGAAAGCGTACCGATGTTCTGATCGCCACGCTCTGCGGCGCCCCGCGATCGCTCATCGCGCAAAGTGCTCGCCGCGGCGACGTCACCCTGAACGGAATTTCGGTGAAGCCGAGCCGGCCCGTGGAGGCCGGCGACGTTCTCGAGTTCGAGATTGAAGTGCGCGAGGCGCTGGTCGCGCTCCCGGAATCGATCCCGCTCGACGTCGTCTACGAAGACGAGGACCTGATCGTCGTCGACAAGCCGGCCGGCATGATTACGCATCCGGCGCATAGCGCAACGAGCGGTACGCTGGTGAACGCACTGCTTGGCCACGTTGCGGCGCGGCCTCCCGGCGATCTCTTGCGCCCCGGCCTCGTCCATCGTCTGGATCGGGACACTTCCGGACTGCTCGTAGTCGCCAAACGCGAGGCAAGCCTGCACGCGCTGGGCGTTGCGATGAAAGCGCGACGGATCGAGCGCGAATATCTGGGCCTCGTGCGAGGCGTCCCCGAACATCCACTCGGCACGATCGAGGGCCCCATCGGCCGCGATCCTCGCAACCGCTTGAAGTTCGCGATCACGGCCGATGGGAAACCGGCGGTCACGCACTACGAAATTCGAGAACGTTTCGAAAAGTACGCCGAACTGGTCTTCCGCCTCGAAACCGGGCGGACTCATCAAATTCGCGTGCACCTCGCCGCGATCGGTCACCCCATACTCAACGATCCGCTCTACGGAAAAACCGAATCGCGCTTCGAGTTACCGGGGCAAGCGCTGCACGCGTGGCGTCTGCGGTTTCTTCATCCGCGCACGGGCGAACCGATGTCGTTCGAGGCGCAACCGCCGCCGGAGTATGTGCACGCGAGAGAAATTGTTGCGGCGCAAGGGTGAACGGTACGTGACGCCGCGGAACCGCTCTCGCGATGAGTA
This genomic window from Candidatus Cybelea sp. contains:
- the lspA gene encoding signal peptidase II, yielding MYRNRISSLKQALVIAAAAIATLAADQYSKVWVLRTCAPIPPPCRTIIPNLLNWTFERNVHGAFGLFGSSAVLLIGMAIVVLVLFWFSFREAAARSQTVRIAFGMIVGGAIGNIVDRVHYGFVIDFIDFYRIWPNIFNVADSCITAGVGLLILSSLVTRRHR
- a CDS encoding RluA family pseudouridine synthase, encoding MLHVVTAEQAGKRTDVLIATLCGAPRSLIAQSARRGDVTLNGISVKPSRPVEAGDVLEFEIEVREALVALPESIPLDVVYEDEDLIVVDKPAGMITHPAHSATSGTLVNALLGHVAARPPGDLLRPGLVHRLDRDTSGLLVVAKREASLHALGVAMKARRIEREYLGLVRGVPEHPLGTIEGPIGRDPRNRLKFAITADGKPAVTHYEIRERFEKYAELVFRLETGRTHQIRVHLAAIGHPILNDPLYGKTESRFELPGQALHAWRLRFLHPRTGEPMSFEAQPPPEYVHAREIVAAQG